In a genomic window of Corvus moneduloides isolate bCorMon1 chromosome 17, bCorMon1.pri, whole genome shotgun sequence:
- the SOGA1 gene encoding protein SOGA1 isoform X1, with product MSGPGPGSGLTDSSSEVSDCSASEEAKLLSLELGLSGSDGESPGSAPPPPPSAGEASPLPEEPSAASMASSRLQLSTSLAFSDLTEELLDAGTDGLLRELEDLRSENDYLKDEIEELRAEMLEMRDVYMEEDVYQLQELRQQLDQASKTCRILQYRLRKAERRSLRVAQTGQVDGELIHSLEQDVKVAKDVSVRLHNELEVVEKKRIRLEEENEDLRQRLIETELAKQVVQNEMDKLRENSLKKRGSRSMGKTEKKPSVQEDSADLKCQLHFAKEESALMCKKLTKLAKENDGMKEELLKYRSLYGDLDSSLSVEELADSPHSREAELKVHLKLVEEEANILSRRIVELEVENRGLRAEMDDMKGQGDRELPGQDTRFLVGVSSCGDAGDTVAELRRHLQFVEEEAELLRRSLLELEDQNKLLLNELTKYKSDHELDVTLSEDSCSVVSEPSQEELATAKVQISELSGKVKKLQYENRVLLSNLQRCDLASCQTTRPMLETDAEAGDSAQCVPTAGWRDGVGSSEADGQDRGLGSGKVPDGPAKLLKPKDLETLLGIRDQATLVSKAIDVLISDANGFTSGLKACLDNECAGVLLGEAVGSGGDSPSDAKLMNVLLMRLGVLQQDLGCFVRKVDHLTSGFKEHTDSFPFSSPSSHDITKEGLQKEHASDFQQPDFRDADPFRIPHTKDTDPAHPQSYKPCRAEENDSYATEMKELQLVLSEANESLRGLQEQLSQERQLRKDEVDNFSQKICQLKEDHQKALLRREFELQSLNLQRRLEQKFWSQEKNLLVQESQQFRQSFLLLFMKLKWFLKRWRQGKVVHSEGEDFLEVNSMKELYLLLEEEELAPQQQADNKMCAGDTWTPNTPNECIKTLADMKVTLKELCTELREERRGASELQQQFTKAKAAWEMERAELKCHITQLESKAGKGIAERALPDWKVALKREREEHQHLLAESYSAVMDLTKQLQISEKNWNQEKVELLARFKEEQQQAEQQAKDLQNKLNQLQKGSNPWALKHSEKEKHGSNWKEALNEKITDKETISEAEAKGTNLKRTKSVSSMSEFESLLDCSPYLPGKTVPGLGDHARGKKASSTTQLLPNGIRDSTSLPPSNCTYVNIEQPAPDSLAKEKLGISSWDYSRASSLSGHDPAQKQIQRSYTAPDKTGIRIYYSPPVVRRLEAPLVHNKEGKIMIEPGFLFTMAKPKEPEESASAEGTYSQWLCNFSKQQRELLDGGAGESAVPPVPHFPPSLHELEISGNMSDDMKEITNCVRQAIRSSSLERKVKSTSSQTVGLAHVGTQTIQTVSVGLQTDLPRGAGVHGKSWSPRSSSLVSVRSKQISSSLDKVHSRIERPCCSPKYGSPKLQRRSSSKLDTSKDRSLWNLHQSKQNGSAWARSTTTRDSPVLSNINDGLSSLFSVVEHAGSTESIWKPGCPESSRAKPEAPKYGLVQEFFRNVCGRAQSPTAPQEKKEATGEESKRAEHPSPTTHHPAENISRILNKKVLKQGTCEDPKPLSPSQGSKDAALRDPDLISAIASEDTACDCSSQSLTSCFARPSRSAVRHSPSKCKLHPADPPRAEEKPGASTCNVKPSAF from the exons ATGTCCGGGCCCGGGCCGGGGTCCGGGCTGACCGACAGCAGCTCGGAGGTGTCGGACTGCAGCGCCTCGGAGGAGGCGAAGCTGCTGTcgctggagctggggctgagcggCAGCGATGGCGAGTCCCCGGGCagcgccccgccgccgccgccctcggCCGGAGAGGCGTCGCCGCTGCCCGAGGAGCCCTCGGCCGCGTCCATGGCCAGCAGCCgcctgcagctcagcacctcGCTCGCCTTCTCCGACCTCACCGAGGAGCTGCTGGACGCCGGCACCGACGGGCTGCTCCGCGAGCTGGAGGACCTGCGCTCCGAGAATGACTATCTCAAG GATGAGATCGAGGAGCTGCGCGCCGAGATGCTGGAGATGCGGGATGTGTACATGGAGGAGGACGTGtaccagctgcaggagctccgGCAGCAGCTGGACCAGGCCAGCAAGACCTGCCGCATCCTGCAGTACCGGCTGCGCAAGGCCGAGCGCCGCAGCCTGCGCGTGGCACAGACCGGCCAGGTGGACGGCGAGCTCATCCACAGCCTCGAGCAGGACGTCAAG GTGGCCAAGGACGTCTCTGTGCGGCTCCACAATGAGCTGGAGGTggtggagaagaaaaggatcaggctggaggaggagaacgaGGACCTGCGCCAGCGGCTCATTGAGACCGAGCTGGCCAAGCAGGTGGTGCAGAACGAGATGGACAAGCTCCGAGAG aattccCTGAAGAAGCGGGGGTCTCGCTCCATGGGCAAGACTGAGAAGAAGCCATCAGTGCAG GAGGACAGCGCAGACCTGAAGTGCCAGCTGCACTTTGCAAAGGAGGAGTCGGCCCTGATGTGCAAGAAGCTGACCAAGCTGGCCAAGGAGAACGACGGCAtgaaggaggagctgctgaagtaCAGGTCCCTCTACGGGGACCTCGACAGCTCCCTCTCCGTGGAGGAGCTGGCTGACTCTCCCCATTCCCGGGAGGCCGAGCTGAAGGTCCACCTCAAGCTGGTGGAGGAGGAAGCCAACATCCTCAGCCGGAGGATAGTGGAGCTGGAGGTGGAAAACCGCGGGCTGCGGGCGGAGATGGACGACATGAAGGGCcagggggacagggagctgccagggcaggacaCGCGGTTCCTGGTGGGCGTCTCGAGCTGCGGGGACGCGGGGGACACGGTGGCGGAGCTGCGCCGGCACCTGCAGTTCgtggaggaggaggctgagctgctgaggcGCtcgctgctggagctggaggacCAGAACAAGCTCCTCCTGAACGAGCTGACCAAGTACAAGTCGGACCACGAGCTGGACGTGACGCTGTCGGAGGACAGCTGCTCGGTGGTCAGCGAGCCCTCGCAGGAGGAGCTGGCCACAGCCAAGGTGCAGATCAGCGAGCTCAGTGGCAAGGTGAAGAAGCTGCAGTACGAGAACAGGGTGCTGCTCTCCAACCTCCAGCGCTGCGACCTGGCCTCCTGCCAGACCACCCGGCCCATGCTGGAGACCGACGCCGAGGCTGGCGACTCGGCACAGTGCGTCCCCACCGCCGGCTGGAGGGACGGCGTGGGCAGCAGCGAGGCCGACGGGCAGGACAgggggctgggcagtgggaagGTGCCCGATGGCCCTGCCAAGCTGCTCAAGCCCAAGGACCTGGAGACCTTGCTGGGCATCCGGGACCAGGCAACACTGGTCAGCAAAGCGATCGACGTGCTGATTTCGGATGCCAACGGCTTCACCTCGGGGCTGAAGGCTTGCTTGGACAACGAGTGCGCAGGGGTGCTGCTGGGCGAGGCGGTGGGCAGCGGTGGTGACAGCCCCAGCGATGCCAAGCTGATGAACGTGCTCCTGATGCGGCTGGGCGTGCTCCAGCAGGACCTGGGCTGCTTCGTGAGGAAGGTGGACCACCTCACCAGCGGCTTCAAGGAGCACACGGACTCattccccttctccagccccagcagccacgACATCACCAAAGAGGGGCTGCAGAAGGAGCACGCCTCCGACTTCCAG CAGCCTGATTTTAGGGACGCCGACCCTTTCCGCATCCCCCACACCAAGGACACGGACCCCGCACATCCCCAGAGCTACAAACCCTGCCGGGCTGAGGAGAACGACTCCTATGCCACCGAG atgaaggagctgcagctggtgctgtCAGAGGCCAACGAGAGCCTgcgggggctgcaggagcagctgtcacaggagaggcagctgaggaaggACGAGGTGGACAACTTCTCACAGAAGATCTGCCAG CTGAAGGAGGACCACCAGAAAGCTCTGCTGCGGCGGGAGTTTGAGCTGCAGAGCCTGAACCTGCAGAGGCGGCTGGAGCAGAAGTTCTGGAGCCAGGAGAAGAACCTGCTGGTGCAGGAGTCACAGCAGTTCAGGCAgagcttcctcctgctcttcatGAAACTCAAGTGGTTCCTCAAGCGCTGGCGCCAGGGCAAGGTGGTGCACAGTGAGGGCGAGGACTTTTTGGAG GTGAACAGCATGAAGGAGCTGtacctgctgctggaagaagagGAGCTCGCCCCGCAGCAACAGGCAGACAACAAGATGtgtgctggggacacctggACCCCCAACACG cccAACGAGTGCATCAAGACGCTGGCGGACATGAAGGTGACCCTGAAGGAGCTGTGCACAGAGCTGCGGGAGGAGCGGCGCGGTGCCAGcgagctgcagcagcagttcaCCAAGGCCAAGGCTGCCTGGGAGATGGAGCGCGCCGAGCTCAAGTGCCACATCACCCAG ctggagTCAAAGGCAGGCAAAGGGATTGCCGAGCGTGCGCTGCCAGACTGGAAGGTGGCATTGAAGAGGGAGCGTGAGGAGCACCAGCATCTCCTGGCCGAGTCCTACAGCGCTGTCATGGACCTTACCAAGCAGCTGCAGATCAGCGAGAAGAACTGGAACCAGGAGAaggtggagctgctggctcGCTtcaaggaggagcagcagcaggcagagcagcaagcGAAGGACCTGCAGAACAAACTCAACCAG TTGCAGAAAGGATCCAATCCATGGGCATTGAAGCACTCTGAAAAGGAGAAGCACGGCAGCAACTGGAAAGAG GCTCTCAATGAGAAAATCACAGACAAGGAGACGATCTCTGAAGCAGAAGCCAAGGGAACCAACCTCAAAAG GACCAAGTCTGTTTCCTCCATGTCAGAGTTTGAAAGCTTGCTTGACTGTTCTCCCTACCTCCCTGGAAAGACCgtgccagggctgggtgacCATGCCCGGGGCAAAAAGGCATCCTCGAccacccagctgctgcccaaCGGGATCCGGGACAGCACCAGCCTTCCTCCCTCAAACTGTACATATGTGAATATCGAGCAACCTGCCCCTGACAGCCTGGCCAAGGAAAAGCTGGGCATCTCCTCCTGGGACTACTCGCGGGCAAGCAGCCTCTCCGGGCACGACCCAGCTCAGAAACAAATCCAGAGGAGCTACACGGCACCCGACAAGACGGGGATCCGCATCTACTACAGCCCGCCAGTGGTGCGGCGGCTGGAGGCGCCTCTGGTGCACAACAAGGAGGGCAAGATCATGATCGAGCCCGGATTTTTGTTCACCATGGCCAAGCCGAAGGAGCCGGAGGAGTCGGCCAGCGCCGAGGGCACCTACAGCCAGTGGCTGTGCAACTTCTCCAAGCAGCAGCGGGAGCTGCTGGACGGCGGCGCGGGGGAGAGCGCGGTGCCGCCGGTGCCGCACTTCCCCCCGTCGCTGCACGAGCTGGAGATCTCCGGCAACATGAGCGACGACATGAAGGAGATCACCAACTGCGTGCGCCAGGCCATCCGCTCCAGCTCACTGGAGAGGAAGGTGAAAAGCACCTCCAGCCAGACGGTGGGGCTGGCCCATGTGGGCACACAGACCATCCAGACGGTGAGCGTGGGCCTCCAGACTGACCTGCCCCGCGGTGCCGGCGTGCATGGCAAGAGCTGGTCGCCACGCAGCTCCTCCCTCGTGTCCGTGCGCAGCAAGCAGATCTCCTCTTCCCTGGATAAGGTCCACTCCAGGATCGAGCGGCCGTGCTGCTCCCCAAAATACGGCTCTCCAAAGCTCCAGAGGAGGTCTTCCTCCAAGCTGGACACCTCCAAGGACAGGAGCCTGTGGAACTTGCACCAGAGCAAGCAGAACGGCTCTGCCTGGGCCCGCTCCACCACCACCCGCGACAGCCCCGTCCTCAGCAACATCAACGATGGCCTGTCCAGCCTGTTCAGCGTGGTGGAGCACGCGGGCAGCACTGAGTCCATCTGGAAGCCGGGCTGCCCTGAGAGCAGCCGGGCCAAGCCCGAAGCACCCAAGTACGGCCTCGTGCAGGAGTTCTTCAGGAACGTCTGTGGGCGGGCGCAGAGCCCCACTGCCCCCCAGGAGAAGAAGGAGGCCACTGGGGAGGAGAGCAAGAGAGCCGAGcaccccagccccaccacccaCCACCCAGCTGAAAACATCTCTCGCATCTTGAACAAGAAGGTCCTCAAGCAGGGCACCTGCGAGGACCCCAAGCCCTTGTCCCCCAGCCAGGGCAGTAAGGACGCAGCCCTGCGGGACCCCGACCTCATCTCGGCCATAGCCAGCGAG GACACGGCGTGTGACTGCAGCTCCCAGTCCCTCACCTCCTGCTTTGCCCGGCCATCCCGCTCCGCGGTCCGCCACTCCCCCTCCAAGTGCAAACTGCACCCCGCGGACCCCCCCAGGGCGGAGGAGAAGCCGGGGGCCTCGA CCTGCAATGTAAAAccaagtgcattttaa
- the SOGA1 gene encoding protein SOGA1 isoform X2 encodes MSGPGPGSGLTDSSSEVSDCSASEEAKLLSLELGLSGSDGESPGSAPPPPPSAGEASPLPEEPSAASMASSRLQLSTSLAFSDLTEELLDAGTDGLLRELEDLRSENDYLKDEIEELRAEMLEMRDVYMEEDVYQLQELRQQLDQASKTCRILQYRLRKAERRSLRVAQTGQVDGELIHSLEQDVKVAKDVSVRLHNELEVVEKKRIRLEEENEDLRQRLIETELAKQVVQNEMDKLRENSLKKRGSRSMGKTEKKPSVQEDSADLKCQLHFAKEESALMCKKLTKLAKENDGMKEELLKYRSLYGDLDSSLSVEELADSPHSREAELKVHLKLVEEEANILSRRIVELEVENRGLRAEMDDMKGQGDRELPGQDTRFLVGVSSCGDAGDTVAELRRHLQFVEEEAELLRRSLLELEDQNKLLLNELTKYKSDHELDVTLSEDSCSVVSEPSQEELATAKVQISELSGKVKKLQYENRVLLSNLQRCDLASCQTTRPMLETDAEAGDSAQCVPTAGWRDGVGSSEADGQDRGLGSGKVPDGPAKLLKPKDLETLLGIRDQATLVSKAIDVLISDANGFTSGLKACLDNECAGVLLGEAVGSGGDSPSDAKLMNVLLMRLGVLQQDLGCFVRKVDHLTSGFKEHTDSFPFSSPSSHDITKEGLQKEHASDFQPDFRDADPFRIPHTKDTDPAHPQSYKPCRAEENDSYATEMKELQLVLSEANESLRGLQEQLSQERQLRKDEVDNFSQKICQLKEDHQKALLRREFELQSLNLQRRLEQKFWSQEKNLLVQESQQFRQSFLLLFMKLKWFLKRWRQGKVVHSEGEDFLEVNSMKELYLLLEEEELAPQQQADNKMCAGDTWTPNTPNECIKTLADMKVTLKELCTELREERRGASELQQQFTKAKAAWEMERAELKCHITQLESKAGKGIAERALPDWKVALKREREEHQHLLAESYSAVMDLTKQLQISEKNWNQEKVELLARFKEEQQQAEQQAKDLQNKLNQLQKGSNPWALKHSEKEKHGSNWKEALNEKITDKETISEAEAKGTNLKRTKSVSSMSEFESLLDCSPYLPGKTVPGLGDHARGKKASSTTQLLPNGIRDSTSLPPSNCTYVNIEQPAPDSLAKEKLGISSWDYSRASSLSGHDPAQKQIQRSYTAPDKTGIRIYYSPPVVRRLEAPLVHNKEGKIMIEPGFLFTMAKPKEPEESASAEGTYSQWLCNFSKQQRELLDGGAGESAVPPVPHFPPSLHELEISGNMSDDMKEITNCVRQAIRSSSLERKVKSTSSQTVGLAHVGTQTIQTVSVGLQTDLPRGAGVHGKSWSPRSSSLVSVRSKQISSSLDKVHSRIERPCCSPKYGSPKLQRRSSSKLDTSKDRSLWNLHQSKQNGSAWARSTTTRDSPVLSNINDGLSSLFSVVEHAGSTESIWKPGCPESSRAKPEAPKYGLVQEFFRNVCGRAQSPTAPQEKKEATGEESKRAEHPSPTTHHPAENISRILNKKVLKQGTCEDPKPLSPSQGSKDAALRDPDLISAIASEDTACDCSSQSLTSCFARPSRSAVRHSPSKCKLHPADPPRAEEKPGASTCNVKPSAF; translated from the exons ATGTCCGGGCCCGGGCCGGGGTCCGGGCTGACCGACAGCAGCTCGGAGGTGTCGGACTGCAGCGCCTCGGAGGAGGCGAAGCTGCTGTcgctggagctggggctgagcggCAGCGATGGCGAGTCCCCGGGCagcgccccgccgccgccgccctcggCCGGAGAGGCGTCGCCGCTGCCCGAGGAGCCCTCGGCCGCGTCCATGGCCAGCAGCCgcctgcagctcagcacctcGCTCGCCTTCTCCGACCTCACCGAGGAGCTGCTGGACGCCGGCACCGACGGGCTGCTCCGCGAGCTGGAGGACCTGCGCTCCGAGAATGACTATCTCAAG GATGAGATCGAGGAGCTGCGCGCCGAGATGCTGGAGATGCGGGATGTGTACATGGAGGAGGACGTGtaccagctgcaggagctccgGCAGCAGCTGGACCAGGCCAGCAAGACCTGCCGCATCCTGCAGTACCGGCTGCGCAAGGCCGAGCGCCGCAGCCTGCGCGTGGCACAGACCGGCCAGGTGGACGGCGAGCTCATCCACAGCCTCGAGCAGGACGTCAAG GTGGCCAAGGACGTCTCTGTGCGGCTCCACAATGAGCTGGAGGTggtggagaagaaaaggatcaggctggaggaggagaacgaGGACCTGCGCCAGCGGCTCATTGAGACCGAGCTGGCCAAGCAGGTGGTGCAGAACGAGATGGACAAGCTCCGAGAG aattccCTGAAGAAGCGGGGGTCTCGCTCCATGGGCAAGACTGAGAAGAAGCCATCAGTGCAG GAGGACAGCGCAGACCTGAAGTGCCAGCTGCACTTTGCAAAGGAGGAGTCGGCCCTGATGTGCAAGAAGCTGACCAAGCTGGCCAAGGAGAACGACGGCAtgaaggaggagctgctgaagtaCAGGTCCCTCTACGGGGACCTCGACAGCTCCCTCTCCGTGGAGGAGCTGGCTGACTCTCCCCATTCCCGGGAGGCCGAGCTGAAGGTCCACCTCAAGCTGGTGGAGGAGGAAGCCAACATCCTCAGCCGGAGGATAGTGGAGCTGGAGGTGGAAAACCGCGGGCTGCGGGCGGAGATGGACGACATGAAGGGCcagggggacagggagctgccagggcaggacaCGCGGTTCCTGGTGGGCGTCTCGAGCTGCGGGGACGCGGGGGACACGGTGGCGGAGCTGCGCCGGCACCTGCAGTTCgtggaggaggaggctgagctgctgaggcGCtcgctgctggagctggaggacCAGAACAAGCTCCTCCTGAACGAGCTGACCAAGTACAAGTCGGACCACGAGCTGGACGTGACGCTGTCGGAGGACAGCTGCTCGGTGGTCAGCGAGCCCTCGCAGGAGGAGCTGGCCACAGCCAAGGTGCAGATCAGCGAGCTCAGTGGCAAGGTGAAGAAGCTGCAGTACGAGAACAGGGTGCTGCTCTCCAACCTCCAGCGCTGCGACCTGGCCTCCTGCCAGACCACCCGGCCCATGCTGGAGACCGACGCCGAGGCTGGCGACTCGGCACAGTGCGTCCCCACCGCCGGCTGGAGGGACGGCGTGGGCAGCAGCGAGGCCGACGGGCAGGACAgggggctgggcagtgggaagGTGCCCGATGGCCCTGCCAAGCTGCTCAAGCCCAAGGACCTGGAGACCTTGCTGGGCATCCGGGACCAGGCAACACTGGTCAGCAAAGCGATCGACGTGCTGATTTCGGATGCCAACGGCTTCACCTCGGGGCTGAAGGCTTGCTTGGACAACGAGTGCGCAGGGGTGCTGCTGGGCGAGGCGGTGGGCAGCGGTGGTGACAGCCCCAGCGATGCCAAGCTGATGAACGTGCTCCTGATGCGGCTGGGCGTGCTCCAGCAGGACCTGGGCTGCTTCGTGAGGAAGGTGGACCACCTCACCAGCGGCTTCAAGGAGCACACGGACTCattccccttctccagccccagcagccacgACATCACCAAAGAGGGGCTGCAGAAGGAGCACGCCTCCGACTTCCAG CCTGATTTTAGGGACGCCGACCCTTTCCGCATCCCCCACACCAAGGACACGGACCCCGCACATCCCCAGAGCTACAAACCCTGCCGGGCTGAGGAGAACGACTCCTATGCCACCGAG atgaaggagctgcagctggtgctgtCAGAGGCCAACGAGAGCCTgcgggggctgcaggagcagctgtcacaggagaggcagctgaggaaggACGAGGTGGACAACTTCTCACAGAAGATCTGCCAG CTGAAGGAGGACCACCAGAAAGCTCTGCTGCGGCGGGAGTTTGAGCTGCAGAGCCTGAACCTGCAGAGGCGGCTGGAGCAGAAGTTCTGGAGCCAGGAGAAGAACCTGCTGGTGCAGGAGTCACAGCAGTTCAGGCAgagcttcctcctgctcttcatGAAACTCAAGTGGTTCCTCAAGCGCTGGCGCCAGGGCAAGGTGGTGCACAGTGAGGGCGAGGACTTTTTGGAG GTGAACAGCATGAAGGAGCTGtacctgctgctggaagaagagGAGCTCGCCCCGCAGCAACAGGCAGACAACAAGATGtgtgctggggacacctggACCCCCAACACG cccAACGAGTGCATCAAGACGCTGGCGGACATGAAGGTGACCCTGAAGGAGCTGTGCACAGAGCTGCGGGAGGAGCGGCGCGGTGCCAGcgagctgcagcagcagttcaCCAAGGCCAAGGCTGCCTGGGAGATGGAGCGCGCCGAGCTCAAGTGCCACATCACCCAG ctggagTCAAAGGCAGGCAAAGGGATTGCCGAGCGTGCGCTGCCAGACTGGAAGGTGGCATTGAAGAGGGAGCGTGAGGAGCACCAGCATCTCCTGGCCGAGTCCTACAGCGCTGTCATGGACCTTACCAAGCAGCTGCAGATCAGCGAGAAGAACTGGAACCAGGAGAaggtggagctgctggctcGCTtcaaggaggagcagcagcaggcagagcagcaagcGAAGGACCTGCAGAACAAACTCAACCAG TTGCAGAAAGGATCCAATCCATGGGCATTGAAGCACTCTGAAAAGGAGAAGCACGGCAGCAACTGGAAAGAG GCTCTCAATGAGAAAATCACAGACAAGGAGACGATCTCTGAAGCAGAAGCCAAGGGAACCAACCTCAAAAG GACCAAGTCTGTTTCCTCCATGTCAGAGTTTGAAAGCTTGCTTGACTGTTCTCCCTACCTCCCTGGAAAGACCgtgccagggctgggtgacCATGCCCGGGGCAAAAAGGCATCCTCGAccacccagctgctgcccaaCGGGATCCGGGACAGCACCAGCCTTCCTCCCTCAAACTGTACATATGTGAATATCGAGCAACCTGCCCCTGACAGCCTGGCCAAGGAAAAGCTGGGCATCTCCTCCTGGGACTACTCGCGGGCAAGCAGCCTCTCCGGGCACGACCCAGCTCAGAAACAAATCCAGAGGAGCTACACGGCACCCGACAAGACGGGGATCCGCATCTACTACAGCCCGCCAGTGGTGCGGCGGCTGGAGGCGCCTCTGGTGCACAACAAGGAGGGCAAGATCATGATCGAGCCCGGATTTTTGTTCACCATGGCCAAGCCGAAGGAGCCGGAGGAGTCGGCCAGCGCCGAGGGCACCTACAGCCAGTGGCTGTGCAACTTCTCCAAGCAGCAGCGGGAGCTGCTGGACGGCGGCGCGGGGGAGAGCGCGGTGCCGCCGGTGCCGCACTTCCCCCCGTCGCTGCACGAGCTGGAGATCTCCGGCAACATGAGCGACGACATGAAGGAGATCACCAACTGCGTGCGCCAGGCCATCCGCTCCAGCTCACTGGAGAGGAAGGTGAAAAGCACCTCCAGCCAGACGGTGGGGCTGGCCCATGTGGGCACACAGACCATCCAGACGGTGAGCGTGGGCCTCCAGACTGACCTGCCCCGCGGTGCCGGCGTGCATGGCAAGAGCTGGTCGCCACGCAGCTCCTCCCTCGTGTCCGTGCGCAGCAAGCAGATCTCCTCTTCCCTGGATAAGGTCCACTCCAGGATCGAGCGGCCGTGCTGCTCCCCAAAATACGGCTCTCCAAAGCTCCAGAGGAGGTCTTCCTCCAAGCTGGACACCTCCAAGGACAGGAGCCTGTGGAACTTGCACCAGAGCAAGCAGAACGGCTCTGCCTGGGCCCGCTCCACCACCACCCGCGACAGCCCCGTCCTCAGCAACATCAACGATGGCCTGTCCAGCCTGTTCAGCGTGGTGGAGCACGCGGGCAGCACTGAGTCCATCTGGAAGCCGGGCTGCCCTGAGAGCAGCCGGGCCAAGCCCGAAGCACCCAAGTACGGCCTCGTGCAGGAGTTCTTCAGGAACGTCTGTGGGCGGGCGCAGAGCCCCACTGCCCCCCAGGAGAAGAAGGAGGCCACTGGGGAGGAGAGCAAGAGAGCCGAGcaccccagccccaccacccaCCACCCAGCTGAAAACATCTCTCGCATCTTGAACAAGAAGGTCCTCAAGCAGGGCACCTGCGAGGACCCCAAGCCCTTGTCCCCCAGCCAGGGCAGTAAGGACGCAGCCCTGCGGGACCCCGACCTCATCTCGGCCATAGCCAGCGAG GACACGGCGTGTGACTGCAGCTCCCAGTCCCTCACCTCCTGCTTTGCCCGGCCATCCCGCTCCGCGGTCCGCCACTCCCCCTCCAAGTGCAAACTGCACCCCGCGGACCCCCCCAGGGCGGAGGAGAAGCCGGGGGCCTCGA CCTGCAATGTAAAAccaagtgcattttaa